In the Girardinichthys multiradiatus isolate DD_20200921_A chromosome 4, DD_fGirMul_XY1, whole genome shotgun sequence genome, one interval contains:
- the polr2l gene encoding DNA-directed RNA polymerases I, II, and III subunit RPABC5: MIIPVRCFTCGKIVGNKWEAYLGLLQAEYTEGDALDALGLKRYCCRRMLLSHVDLIEKLLNYAPLEK; the protein is encoded by the exons ATGATTATCCCGGTGAGATGCTTCACTTGTGGGAAGATTGTGGGTAACAAATGGGAAGCTTACCTCGGCTTACTTCAAGCAGAATACACTGAGGG TGATGCACTTGACGCATTGGGTCTGAAGCGGTACTGTTGTCGAAGGATGCTCCTGTCTCACGTGGATCTTATTGAGAAGTTGCTGAATTATGCTCCGCTGGAGAAATAA